In Nematostella vectensis chromosome 11, jaNemVect1.1, whole genome shotgun sequence, a genomic segment contains:
- the LOC5511429 gene encoding uncharacterized protein LOC5511429 isoform X2 produces the protein MAMRGGGLHFLTQEDEGFTVPNVESKIFHLLNLARTRSWDYCLRTSETMFLVSFVLVFSLGCKVIAQTCPQGVCYGGAFEATKRKQGRYLVGFSFKNLSTVRHAQGCFSACMNECLCRSYQVSSTGCELLEEDKDTSPSHFHSNPDYSYFEMHQKIIPSASSLSYPSVCRNGCCLANPCLNGGTCTEKCEHPKTKFVCKCLPYWDGRLCQHFRPKSCHDFYKAPNGPAKLNRGVYEIYSKNNTHFKVYCDFMPPYKAWTLIESFAFKHNPDFKTKSFLDNYPVNETSPDKHEKYRLSRDKMQHLRSTAVSYRVTCQFLKRSNVTKLDYLEGKLSSFDIIEEESLTNAGFCKTVDYVNIEGHDCRNCTLALFQKIEQWHLHSEPRKGRDTFLCASAPNATTEYWLGHGY, from the exons ATGGCGATGAGAGGCGGGGGGCTTCATTTTCTTACCCAAGAAGACGAGGGATTCACAGTCCCCAATGTAGAGAGCAAGATTTTTCACCTCCTTAACCTGGCGCGAACTCGAAGCTGGGACTATTGCTTGAGAA CTTCAGAAACAATGTTCCTCGTCTCGTTTGTGCTGGTCTTCAGCCTCGGGTGCAAAGTCATTGCGCAAACGTGCCCACAAGGGGTTTGCTACGGTGGGGCTTTCGAGGCAACGAAAAGGAAACAGGGACGGTATTTGGTGGGGTTCTCGTTCAAGAACCTCAGCACGGTCCGTCATGCCCAGGGGTGCTTCTCGGCGTGTATGAATGAGTGCCTCTGCAGGTCGTATCAGGTGTCAAGTACGGGATGCGAGTTACTGGAGGAGGACAAGGATACCAGTCCTAGCCACTTCCACTCCAATCCCGACTACAGCTACTTTGAGATGCATCAAAAAATTATTCCATCA GCATCTTCCTTGTCATACCCATCCGTCTGTAGAAATGGTTGCTGTCTCGCCAACCCCTGTCTGAATGGCGGAACGTGCACAGAGAAGTGCGAGCACCCAAAAACCAAGTTCGTCTGCAAGTGCCTGCCATATTGGGATGGACGATTGTGTCAGCATTTTCGGCCAAAATCCTGTCATGACTTCTACAAAGCACCAAACGGCCCAGCAAAGCTAAACAGAGGTGTTTATGAAATCTATAGCAAAAATAACACGCACTTCAAAGTCTACTGTGATTTCATGCCTCCTTATAAAGCATGGACGTTGATTGAATCCTTCGCATTTAAGCACAACCCAGATTTCAAAACAAAGTCATTTTTGGATAATTACCCAGTAAATGAGACCTCGCCCGACAAACACGAGAAATACCGTCTTTCCCGCGACAAAATGCAGCACTTGAGATCCACCGCCGTGTCTTACCGAGTTACTTGCCAGTTCCTGAAGAGAAGTAACGTTACAAAACTGGATTATTTGGAAGGAAAGCTTTCCTCGTTTGACATCATTGAAGAAGAAAGTCTCACGAATGCTGGCTTTTGCAAGACTGTGGATTATGTGAACATCGAGGGACACGACTGCCGAAACTGTACCTTGGCGCTCTTCCAGAAAATCGAACAGTGGCATCTCCACTCCGAGCCCAGAAAAG GCCGGGACACTTTCTTGTGCGCAAGCGCACCGAACGCCACTACGGAATACTGGCTCGGCCATGGCTACTGA
- the LOC5511429 gene encoding uncharacterized protein LOC5511429 isoform X1: MAMRGGGLHFLTQEDEGFTVPNVESKIFHLLNLARTRSWDYCLRTSETMFLVSFVLVFSLGCKVIAQTCPQGVCYGGAFEATKRKQGRYLVGFSFKNLSTVRHAQGCFSACMNECLCRSYQVSSTGCELLEEDKDTSPSHFHSNPDYSYFEMHQKIIPSASSLSYPSVCRNGCCLANPCLNGGTCTEKCEHPKTKFVCKCLPYWDGRLCQHFRPKSCHDFYKAPNGPAKLNRGVYEIYSKNNTHFKVYCDFMPPYKAWTLIESFAFKHNPDFKTKSFLDNYPVNETSPDKHEKYRLSRDKMQHLRSTAVSYRVTCQFLKRSNVTKLDYLEGKLSSFDIIEEESLTNAGFCKTVDYVNIEGHDCRNCTLALFQKIEQWHLHSEPRKGNCDMKPSGYEVQSYEAFGFYDPGRDTFLCASAPNATTEYWLGHGY; encoded by the exons ATGGCGATGAGAGGCGGGGGGCTTCATTTTCTTACCCAAGAAGACGAGGGATTCACAGTCCCCAATGTAGAGAGCAAGATTTTTCACCTCCTTAACCTGGCGCGAACTCGAAGCTGGGACTATTGCTTGAGAA CTTCAGAAACAATGTTCCTCGTCTCGTTTGTGCTGGTCTTCAGCCTCGGGTGCAAAGTCATTGCGCAAACGTGCCCACAAGGGGTTTGCTACGGTGGGGCTTTCGAGGCAACGAAAAGGAAACAGGGACGGTATTTGGTGGGGTTCTCGTTCAAGAACCTCAGCACGGTCCGTCATGCCCAGGGGTGCTTCTCGGCGTGTATGAATGAGTGCCTCTGCAGGTCGTATCAGGTGTCAAGTACGGGATGCGAGTTACTGGAGGAGGACAAGGATACCAGTCCTAGCCACTTCCACTCCAATCCCGACTACAGCTACTTTGAGATGCATCAAAAAATTATTCCATCA GCATCTTCCTTGTCATACCCATCCGTCTGTAGAAATGGTTGCTGTCTCGCCAACCCCTGTCTGAATGGCGGAACGTGCACAGAGAAGTGCGAGCACCCAAAAACCAAGTTCGTCTGCAAGTGCCTGCCATATTGGGATGGACGATTGTGTCAGCATTTTCGGCCAAAATCCTGTCATGACTTCTACAAAGCACCAAACGGCCCAGCAAAGCTAAACAGAGGTGTTTATGAAATCTATAGCAAAAATAACACGCACTTCAAAGTCTACTGTGATTTCATGCCTCCTTATAAAGCATGGACGTTGATTGAATCCTTCGCATTTAAGCACAACCCAGATTTCAAAACAAAGTCATTTTTGGATAATTACCCAGTAAATGAGACCTCGCCCGACAAACACGAGAAATACCGTCTTTCCCGCGACAAAATGCAGCACTTGAGATCCACCGCCGTGTCTTACCGAGTTACTTGCCAGTTCCTGAAGAGAAGTAACGTTACAAAACTGGATTATTTGGAAGGAAAGCTTTCCTCGTTTGACATCATTGAAGAAGAAAGTCTCACGAATGCTGGCTTTTGCAAGACTGTGGATTATGTGAACATCGAGGGACACGACTGCCGAAACTGTACCTTGGCGCTCTTCCAGAAAATCGAACAGTGGCATCTCCACTCCGAGCCCAGAAAAGGTAACTGTGATATGAAGCCATCAGGGTATGAAGTACAATCTTACGAGGCATTCGGCTTTTATGATCCAGGCCGGGACACTTTCTTGTGCGCAAGCGCACCGAACGCCACTACGGAATACTGGCTCGGCCATGGCTACTGA
- the LOC5511429 gene encoding uncharacterized protein LOC5511429 isoform X3: protein MFLVSFVLVFSLGCKVIAQTCPQGVCYGGAFEATKRKQGRYLVGFSFKNLSTVRHAQGCFSACMNECLCRSYQVSSTGCELLEEDKDTSPSHFHSNPDYSYFEMHQKIIPSASSLSYPSVCRNGCCLANPCLNGGTCTEKCEHPKTKFVCKCLPYWDGRLCQHFRPKSCHDFYKAPNGPAKLNRGVYEIYSKNNTHFKVYCDFMPPYKAWTLIESFAFKHNPDFKTKSFLDNYPVNETSPDKHEKYRLSRDKMQHLRSTAVSYRVTCQFLKRSNVTKLDYLEGKLSSFDIIEEESLTNAGFCKTVDYVNIEGHDCRNCTLALFQKIEQWHLHSEPRKGNCDMKPSGYEVQSYEAFGFYDPGRDTFLCASAPNATTEYWLGHGY, encoded by the exons ATGTTCCTCGTCTCGTTTGTGCTGGTCTTCAGCCTCGGGTGCAAAGTCATTGCGCAAACGTGCCCACAAGGGGTTTGCTACGGTGGGGCTTTCGAGGCAACGAAAAGGAAACAGGGACGGTATTTGGTGGGGTTCTCGTTCAAGAACCTCAGCACGGTCCGTCATGCCCAGGGGTGCTTCTCGGCGTGTATGAATGAGTGCCTCTGCAGGTCGTATCAGGTGTCAAGTACGGGATGCGAGTTACTGGAGGAGGACAAGGATACCAGTCCTAGCCACTTCCACTCCAATCCCGACTACAGCTACTTTGAGATGCATCAAAAAATTATTCCATCA GCATCTTCCTTGTCATACCCATCCGTCTGTAGAAATGGTTGCTGTCTCGCCAACCCCTGTCTGAATGGCGGAACGTGCACAGAGAAGTGCGAGCACCCAAAAACCAAGTTCGTCTGCAAGTGCCTGCCATATTGGGATGGACGATTGTGTCAGCATTTTCGGCCAAAATCCTGTCATGACTTCTACAAAGCACCAAACGGCCCAGCAAAGCTAAACAGAGGTGTTTATGAAATCTATAGCAAAAATAACACGCACTTCAAAGTCTACTGTGATTTCATGCCTCCTTATAAAGCATGGACGTTGATTGAATCCTTCGCATTTAAGCACAACCCAGATTTCAAAACAAAGTCATTTTTGGATAATTACCCAGTAAATGAGACCTCGCCCGACAAACACGAGAAATACCGTCTTTCCCGCGACAAAATGCAGCACTTGAGATCCACCGCCGTGTCTTACCGAGTTACTTGCCAGTTCCTGAAGAGAAGTAACGTTACAAAACTGGATTATTTGGAAGGAAAGCTTTCCTCGTTTGACATCATTGAAGAAGAAAGTCTCACGAATGCTGGCTTTTGCAAGACTGTGGATTATGTGAACATCGAGGGACACGACTGCCGAAACTGTACCTTGGCGCTCTTCCAGAAAATCGAACAGTGGCATCTCCACTCCGAGCCCAGAAAAGGTAACTGTGATATGAAGCCATCAGGGTATGAAGTACAATCTTACGAGGCATTCGGCTTTTATGATCCAGGCCGGGACACTTTCTTGTGCGCAAGCGCACCGAACGCCACTACGGAATACTGGCTCGGCCATGGCTACTGA